One window of Microcoleus vaginatus PCC 9802 genomic DNA carries:
- the glmU gene encoding bifunctional UDP-N-acetylglucosamine diphosphorylase/glucosamine-1-phosphate N-acetyltransferase GlmU: MVAIAILAAGRGTRMKSDLPKVLHELGGRSLVERVLQSCQEIQITRRLVIVGYRGELVKEALIRGQEISEKISQLPPLEFVEQTEQLGTGHAIQQLLPHLEGFQGDLLVLNGDVPLLRAETIKQLMAIHKQHQNSATLLTANLPNPQGYGRVFTDSQNLVQQIVEDRDCTQAQKQNHRINAGVYCFHWPDLEKILPELKADNDQKEYYLTDTVNFLNPVMAVDVEDYQEILGINDRKHLATACDILQTRVKDKWMTAGVTLLDPNSITIDDTVELQPDVVIEPQTHLRGNTSIASGSRIGPGSLIENSQIGNNVTVLYSVVSDSMVAENSRIGPYAHLRGHAEIGANCRVGNFVELKNTQIGERTNVAHLSYLGDATLGEKVNIGAGTITANYDGKNKHKTQIGDRSKTGSNSVLVAPITLGEDVTVAAGSVVTEDVPNDGLVIARSRQVVKPGWKLKEPQK; this comes from the coding sequence ATGGTAGCAATAGCAATTTTAGCTGCTGGACGCGGCACGCGCATGAAATCTGACTTGCCCAAAGTTCTACACGAATTGGGCGGTCGCTCGCTGGTTGAGCGAGTCCTGCAAAGTTGTCAAGAAATTCAAATTACCCGGCGACTTGTCATCGTCGGTTATCGAGGCGAACTCGTTAAAGAAGCTCTGATTAGAGGTCAAGAAATATCGGAGAAAATTTCTCAACTTCCTCCCCTAGAATTTGTTGAACAAACCGAACAATTGGGAACAGGTCACGCCATCCAACAATTGCTGCCTCACTTAGAGGGATTTCAAGGAGACTTGCTAGTCTTAAATGGGGATGTACCTTTGCTGAGGGCAGAAACTATCAAACAATTGATGGCAATTCACAAACAGCACCAAAACTCTGCTACTTTATTGACAGCTAATTTACCTAATCCTCAAGGGTACGGGCGAGTATTTACCGACAGTCAAAACTTAGTCCAGCAAATTGTCGAAGACCGCGACTGCACACAAGCTCAAAAGCAAAATCACCGAATTAATGCAGGGGTTTACTGTTTTCACTGGCCGGATTTAGAGAAAATTTTGCCAGAATTGAAGGCAGATAATGACCAAAAAGAATATTACCTAACTGATACGGTAAATTTCCTCAATCCGGTGATGGCGGTGGATGTGGAAGATTATCAAGAAATATTGGGAATTAACGATCGCAAACATTTAGCCACAGCTTGCGATATTTTGCAAACGCGGGTAAAGGACAAATGGATGACGGCGGGAGTCACGCTGCTCGATCCCAACAGCATTACGATCGACGATACCGTAGAATTGCAGCCGGATGTGGTAATTGAACCGCAAACTCACTTGCGGGGAAATACTTCGATAGCCTCTGGGAGTCGCATCGGCCCCGGCAGCTTGATCGAAAACAGTCAGATTGGGAACAATGTGACTGTGCTTTATTCGGTGGTTTCTGACAGTATGGTTGCTGAAAATTCGCGAATTGGCCCTTACGCCCACTTGCGGGGACACGCAGAAATTGGGGCGAACTGCCGCGTCGGCAATTTTGTAGAATTGAAAAATACTCAAATAGGCGAGCGAACTAATGTCGCTCACTTGTCTTATTTAGGCGACGCGACTTTGGGAGAAAAAGTCAACATCGGTGCTGGGACAATTACGGCAAATTACGACGGAAAAAACAAGCACAAAACTCAAATAGGCGATCGGAGTAAAACGGGTTCTAACAGCGTGCTGGTTGCACCGATAACTTTGGGGGAAGATGTTACTGTAGCGGCGGGTTCTGTGGTGACAGAAGATGTGCCGAATGATGGTTTAGTAATTGCCCGTTCCCGGCAAGTTGTCAAACCAGGTTGGAAGTTGAAAGAACCTCAAAAGTGA
- a CDS encoding tetratricopeptide repeat protein — MKLGYIYYGQGDYETALINFNRALQIRPGDAYAVKAVYNTKSAIVQSSVKE, encoded by the coding sequence ATGAAACTCGGTTATATCTACTACGGGCAGGGAGACTATGAAACCGCTTTAATAAATTTTAACAGAGCTTTACAGATACGTCCGGGCGATGCTTATGCTGTCAAGGCTGTTTACAACACCAAAAGTGCGATCGTCCAAAGCAGTGTCAAAGAATAA
- a CDS encoding isoaspartyl peptidase: MASQQVQPKLVIHGGAGSSLHSKGGIEAVRKSLYDVLEEVYPLLKDGASAVDAVVRGCQLLEDDPRFNAGTGSVVQSDGQIRMSASLMDGLMQRFSGAINVSRVQHPIELAQFLQHSDDRVLSDFGSAELLRELQLPIYDPMTDLRLHEWMQERQGNFSKAMADVVAEPAGMGTIGVVALDVNGRLAAGTSTGGKGFERIGRVSDSAMPAGNYATGNAAVSCTGIGEHIMDECLAPRIVIRVTDGLSLKAAFERSFTEADERQRDFGAIGIDASGAIAFGKTSEVILGAFHNGMEMGDTLEMSKGKLIFIA; the protein is encoded by the coding sequence ATGGCATCGCAACAAGTGCAACCAAAGTTAGTTATTCACGGCGGTGCGGGCAGTTCTCTACATAGTAAAGGCGGAATTGAGGCGGTGCGGAAATCGCTTTACGATGTTTTGGAGGAAGTTTATCCGCTGCTGAAAGACGGTGCAAGTGCCGTAGATGCAGTGGTGCGGGGCTGCCAATTGTTGGAAGATGACCCGCGATTCAATGCCGGTACTGGTTCTGTGGTGCAGTCGGACGGTCAAATTCGGATGAGTGCTTCGCTGATGGACGGTTTGATGCAGCGTTTCAGCGGGGCGATTAATGTTTCTCGCGTTCAACATCCGATCGAACTTGCTCAATTTTTGCAGCATTCGGACGATCGGGTTCTCTCTGATTTTGGTTCGGCGGAATTGCTGCGAGAACTTCAATTGCCGATTTACGATCCGATGACGGATTTGCGCTTGCACGAGTGGATGCAGGAACGCCAAGGCAATTTTAGCAAAGCAATGGCTGACGTGGTGGCGGAACCGGCTGGTATGGGTACGATCGGAGTCGTAGCTTTGGATGTTAATGGACGCTTGGCTGCTGGGACTTCGACTGGCGGCAAGGGTTTTGAGCGGATTGGCCGGGTTAGCGACTCGGCGATGCCGGCGGGAAATTACGCGACTGGAAATGCGGCGGTAAGCTGTACGGGGATTGGCGAGCACATTATGGACGAGTGTTTGGCCCCGCGAATTGTGATTCGGGTAACGGATGGTTTGAGTTTGAAAGCTGCTTTTGAGCGTTCTTTTACTGAAGCTGACGAACGTCAACGGGATTTTGGCGCAATTGGAATTGATGCTAGCGGGGCGATCGCTTTCGGCAAAACTAGCGAGGTGATTTTGGGTGCTTTTCACAACGGTATGGAAATGGGCGATACTTTGGAAATGAGCAAGGGAAAGCTGATTTTTATTGCTTAA
- a CDS encoding DUF2256 domain-containing protein — protein MAKQRSKSDLPTKMCPVCDRPFTWRKKWADCWDEVKYCSERCRRRRLAAQD, from the coding sequence ATGGCCAAGCAACGATCGAAATCTGATTTACCGACAAAAATGTGTCCCGTGTGCGATCGACCTTTTACTTGGCGCAAAAAATGGGCCGACTGCTGGGATGAGGTCAAATACTGCTCCGAACGTTGTCGTCGCCGCCGTTTGGCGGCTCAAGATTAA
- a CDS encoding RNA methyltransferase → MLETADANIRIVLVEPAGPLNVGSVARVMKNMGLHQLVLVNPQCDHLGEEARLMAVRAADILETTKVVESLPAALVGCVRAIATTGDDCRSLPTQLEEPADALPWLLEAPSALIFGREDCGLTNAELNRAQRLIRIPSSDAYTSLNLAQAVAICCYELYKSVVNCQLSVVSGQKESAPLENLEGYYQQLETLLLKIGYLQQHTAASRMEKFRRLYNRAYPTVDEVAMLRGVLRQTEWAIKTYPQEANSDTLDGALPENPTDS, encoded by the coding sequence ATGCTCGAAACGGCCGACGCCAACATCCGAATCGTCTTAGTCGAACCTGCAGGCCCATTGAATGTTGGTTCTGTTGCCCGCGTCATGAAAAATATGGGTTTGCACCAATTAGTTTTGGTAAATCCCCAGTGCGATCATTTAGGGGAAGAAGCCCGACTGATGGCTGTTCGCGCCGCCGACATATTGGAAACTACCAAAGTAGTCGAGAGTTTGCCCGCTGCTTTGGTAGGGTGTGTCAGAGCGATCGCAACTACAGGGGATGATTGTCGATCGTTGCCAACACAACTAGAAGAACCCGCAGATGCCTTGCCTTGGCTCCTTGAAGCCCCCAGCGCCCTAATTTTCGGCCGAGAAGACTGCGGGTTGACCAATGCCGAATTAAACCGCGCTCAACGCTTGATCCGCATTCCCAGCAGCGATGCCTACACTTCCCTAAATCTCGCCCAAGCCGTCGCTATCTGCTGCTACGAACTATACAAGTCAGTTGTCAATTGTCAGTTGTCAGTTGTCAGTGGCCAGAAGGAATCGGCTCCCTTGGAAAATTTAGAGGGATATTACCAGCAACTAGAAACGCTGTTACTCAAAATAGGATATTTGCAGCAGCACACAGCAGCAAGCCGGATGGAAAAATTTCGGCGTTTGTACAACAGAGCCTATCCGACAGTGGATGAAGTCGCCATGCTGCGGGGCGTCCTCCGCCAAACAGAATGGGCAATCAAAACTTACCCACAAGAGGCAAATTCTGATACTCTGGATGGGGCGTTGCCGGAAAATCCAACGGATAGCTAG
- a CDS encoding serine hydrolase, with protein sequence MAERFPKGSILSVISSSISSPNSGSKQPKPGKASPSGNSGRRRPPQPQNANSEIRSPEPATLPLQQGRGSRIGANSPTSSEEFTTQDFLSDPRSAINPRKPRTSKTPQSKTRQPGKKGLAAVDMFEFPNPNLERENVSSIASNPNSQLPTATPPATRGSRPSSPPVRISDTVIPADAKKPPLPKPRPQASPRPGKRSAPRSVPPLVYATRLLILGVGIAVICGTLLSVVNAVSRASTVATEEQTSTGQNNPADSASAAPAAPEVLQLNQELGALKTQVQVLATENPSLTAGIFLVDLDTGSYLNFNGDTAVASASTIKVPILVAFFQAVDEGKVQLDQMLTLKSEHIVGGSGEMQDQAPGKKYSALEVAQNMIVVSDNTATNMMIELLGGAEVLNQHFANWGLSTTVLRNNLPDLEGTNTTSPKDLINIIAQVDRGNLVSVKSRDRILQIMRQTQNASLLPKGLGEGSVIAHKTGNIDTMLADAGMVDLPNGKRYLVAVMVKHSPETEKPAQTLIREISRISYRYLNGEETPADSQVKIKN encoded by the coding sequence GTGGCAGAGCGGTTTCCCAAAGGATCGATATTATCGGTGATATCCTCGTCGATATCCTCTCCCAACTCCGGCTCAAAGCAGCCTAAGCCCGGCAAAGCAAGTCCGTCTGGCAACTCGGGTCGCCGCCGCCCTCCGCAACCGCAAAACGCCAATTCAGAAATTCGATCGCCCGAACCAGCGACTTTGCCACTGCAACAGGGCCGCGGCAGCAGAATTGGAGCCAATTCTCCCACATCTTCGGAAGAATTTACTACACAAGACTTTTTATCCGATCCCCGATCGGCAATTAACCCCAGAAAACCCAGAACCAGCAAAACTCCGCAGTCGAAGACTCGCCAACCAGGCAAAAAAGGTCTCGCTGCTGTCGATATGTTCGAGTTTCCGAACCCGAATCTGGAGCGGGAAAATGTGAGTTCGATCGCCAGCAATCCCAACAGCCAGCTCCCAACTGCCACTCCCCCTGCAACCCGTGGAAGTCGTCCCAGCTCGCCCCCAGTTCGCATTTCAGACACGGTAATCCCCGCAGATGCCAAAAAACCCCCCCTGCCTAAACCGCGCCCACAAGCGAGTCCGAGACCGGGTAAACGCTCTGCACCTCGGAGCGTACCGCCGTTGGTGTATGCTACTCGCTTGCTGATTTTGGGAGTTGGGATAGCGGTGATTTGCGGTACGCTGCTGTCGGTGGTAAATGCTGTGAGTCGAGCATCCACTGTAGCGACAGAAGAACAAACCAGCACAGGGCAGAACAACCCAGCCGATAGCGCATCTGCGGCACCCGCAGCCCCAGAAGTGCTGCAACTGAATCAAGAATTAGGAGCTTTGAAAACGCAAGTTCAGGTTTTAGCAACAGAAAATCCTAGTTTGACAGCCGGAATATTTCTAGTCGATTTAGATACTGGAAGCTACCTAAATTTTAATGGCGATACTGCTGTTGCTTCAGCTAGCACAATTAAAGTGCCAATTTTAGTAGCTTTTTTCCAAGCAGTAGATGAGGGCAAAGTGCAGTTAGATCAGATGCTGACGCTGAAGTCCGAACACATTGTCGGCGGTTCTGGGGAGATGCAAGATCAGGCTCCTGGGAAGAAGTATTCGGCTTTGGAAGTTGCCCAAAATATGATTGTTGTCAGCGACAATACGGCGACAAATATGATGATTGAGTTGTTGGGAGGTGCTGAGGTTTTGAATCAGCATTTTGCAAATTGGGGTTTGAGTACCACGGTTCTGCGTAATAATTTGCCCGATTTGGAGGGAACTAATACTACCAGTCCGAAGGATTTGATTAATATCATAGCCCAGGTCGATCGGGGTAATTTGGTATCGGTGAAATCGCGCGATCGCATTTTGCAAATCATGCGCCAAACTCAAAACGCTTCTTTGCTGCCGAAAGGTTTAGGCGAAGGTTCGGTTATTGCTCACAAAACCGGCAACATTGATACAATGCTAGCGGATGCGGGGATGGTGGATTTGCCGAACGGTAAGCGTTATTTAGTGGCGGTGATGGTGAAGCATTCACCGGAAACGGAGAAGCCAGCTCAAACATTGATTCGGGAGATTTCTCGGATTAGTTACCGCTATTTGAACGGTGAGGAAACCCCAGCCGATTCACAAGTGAAAATTAAAAATTGA
- the obgE gene encoding GTPase ObgE, translating into MQFIDRADIQVAAGKGGDGMVAFRREKYVPAGGPSGGTGGRGGSVFMVAVESLQTLLDFQYNRIFKAEDGKRGAPKNMTGASGEDRTIEVPCGTVVYDAETQAILADLVTPGQTFCVAQGGKGGLGNKCFLTNSNRAPDYAMPGKEGEHKFLRLELKLLAEVGILGLPNAGKSTLISALSAARPKIADYPFTTLVPNLGVVKKPTGDGTVFADIPGLIEGAHEGAGLGYEFLRHIERTRLLLHLIDVTDEDPIANYVTIQEELKAYRRGLADKPQILAFNKVDAIDLESEEIGNLISRLKEISGAPVLLISAVSRVGLDELMQQVWQKLDDMNEKEAEALSAVGVL; encoded by the coding sequence ATGCAATTTATCGATCGAGCAGATATTCAAGTCGCAGCCGGCAAAGGCGGCGACGGTATGGTAGCTTTTCGCAGAGAAAAGTATGTACCCGCGGGCGGGCCCAGTGGCGGCACCGGCGGGCGGGGCGGTTCTGTGTTTATGGTAGCGGTGGAAAGTCTGCAAACGCTGCTAGATTTTCAGTACAACCGGATTTTTAAAGCCGAAGACGGGAAGCGGGGCGCGCCGAAAAATATGACTGGGGCTTCTGGGGAAGATCGCACGATCGAAGTTCCCTGCGGTACAGTTGTTTACGACGCGGAAACTCAGGCAATCTTAGCAGATTTAGTAACACCGGGACAGACTTTTTGCGTTGCCCAAGGCGGCAAAGGCGGTTTGGGCAATAAGTGTTTTTTGACTAATTCTAACCGCGCTCCAGATTATGCGATGCCGGGAAAAGAAGGAGAACACAAGTTTTTGCGTTTGGAATTGAAGCTATTAGCTGAAGTGGGAATTCTCGGGCTGCCGAATGCTGGCAAATCCACTTTAATTTCTGCTTTGTCTGCAGCTCGCCCCAAGATAGCAGATTATCCGTTTACAACTTTAGTACCAAATTTGGGCGTAGTCAAAAAACCGACTGGCGACGGTACGGTGTTTGCAGACATTCCGGGATTGATTGAGGGAGCTCACGAAGGTGCTGGTTTGGGTTACGAGTTTTTGCGGCACATTGAGCGGACTCGGTTGTTGCTGCATTTGATCGATGTTACGGATGAAGATCCGATCGCCAATTATGTCACAATTCAGGAAGAATTGAAGGCTTACAGGCGTGGTTTAGCCGATAAACCGCAGATTTTGGCTTTTAATAAAGTAGATGCGATCGACCTGGAAAGCGAAGAAATCGGTAATTTAATCAGCCGACTTAAAGAAATTAGTGGCGCTCCTGTTTTGTTGATTTCCGCCGTTAGTAGAGTTGGATTGGATGAATTGATGCAGCAAGTTTGGCAAAAACTCGACGACATGAACGAGAAAGAGGCGGAGGCGCTGTCAGCAGTCGGAGTCTTGTAG